The Pongo abelii isolate AG06213 chromosome 7, NHGRI_mPonAbe1-v2.0_pri, whole genome shotgun sequence genome contains the following window.
CAGATAATCCTAACATGCAACTGGGGCTGAGCAGTACTAGCCACCCCTCGTAATTACGATGAAGCCCcatctgaattattttttaaaatctgttttggaCTATCCAAATCTCTGTTCTCATTATAGTAAAGTAACATCAAGAGTTAATAGCTACCAATGAAAGTATTTTGGCTAAAACTAAATATTCACCACAAGGGGGAGTAGGTGGATCAGTCATTAGGTTTCTATGAAACTAATATAAAGTCAGtgagaattaaaatataaatataaaaggatCTTTCAATAAATTACAATGatattttattactaattttagTTAGATAAAATAAGTTATCTTTATAAAGATTTATAAGCAACTTTGTAAGTATTCAGGGACAGTAACGGGTAAAAAGTCGACAGGAATAGGTTTCACTCTTTCTTTTCACAAATATCCTGTGGTATaatgcacaaaaataaaacagaccaaaggtgaataaaggaaaaaggaggaaagcAATCGGCAAAAGGCTAAGTAATCATTACCTAGACAACTAAGAGAAGCTGTTCTAATATATTCCGAACACTTATTAagatatatttaatttcttatttctccCATTCAACTATATCACATTGGGAAAAACATCAAACACTGTCAAATTTGTCCTGAGTCTTGCCATGTTAGCTTAACCACTCTGAAGCTAATAAGATTAGACCTTGTTCTTTGCTCTCCAGTTTTGGGGAAGGCATCATGAAATAAGTCCTGGAATTTACCAGAAACAAGTTCTAGTCCCTCAGGCTCCTCTCAGTCTACGGCTAAGTAAATGCTACTCTCTTTTATTACACATGAATCTTAGAAATATGTTTACATAAGATCTCAAAGTGTTGGTTTCACAGTTacagagaatggaaccaaggcCCTAAGTAAACCATATCTCTAAAATGTCAAAATATCAACAACAGATGTCACAATTAGTTCATTTACATATTTCTACACAATGTGCTAATATTCAAGACTAACAGGTCAAGAACAACCTATGACTATACCTCaaagtgtgcaatggaatattaaaATAGATTAAATTTCTAACAAAGCAAATTCAATaagctgagaaaaaaatttgttaaggtataatacagaatagtttcaaaagCTAATTTAAACAGCTTCAGATTTTgactcaaattcttttttttttttttttgagatggagttttgcgcttattgcccaggctggagtgcaatggcacgaccttggctcaccacaacctccgcctcccgggttcaaatgattctcctgtctcagcctcccaagtagcttacaggcatgagccaccacgcccagctaatctggtatttttagtaggcacaggttttctccatgttggtcaggctagtctcaaactcctgacctcatgtgatccgcccgcctcggcctcccaaagtgctgggattacaggcatgagacaccgcgcccagcctcaaatttTTCTTAATGCAATCATTTTCCCAGGAAGACATTTCATCAGCtctttcattccactgcacatcTATTTGTGAAGTACATGAAGATACCTGGGACCAGCATGGTGATAGATTCacataaatactcaataaatatttactagacTAAATGAAGAACAGCCAATAAGATTAACACCACACTTTTATTGCTAGTTCAGAAGCATCATGCACAATTTCAAGGGTAGGAGATGTGTCTTGAACACTTCCGTATCCTCAGCAGCTGGCACAGGGTCTAACATAATACTTCTTTAAGGAATGATAAAGTACACAAATGTAGCTACAGACTCAAATTTAAAAGATTCACAAAGTTTGAAGACTGAAACAAATGATATCCACAAAgcataaaaatattcttcatgtcttgattttaaaatagtgcctgaccaaaaaaaatgttaaatctatATTATCTGATGGTAGGGATGATGCATGCCACAGAAGTAAATGTTATTAAGTACATTCCATccaaaattaatttcttattaattttagCTGCTTGTTAGAAATCTGtcaaaattcaacaaatattttccttttattcctaaataaattTGCTTCTGAGTCCAAGCCAACTATCATCCCTATAAagcattatgtatatgcaaaaatCGCAGTGTCCTCAGAGCTCTATAAAGTTATCGTCAAAGTGGGGAGGCAACTAGGTAAAAtacaggagaggaagagaaggaaaatatttcacaGTATGCCTTTTGATACTTTTGAATTTTCAGCCCTGTGATTATGTTACCTActccacaaaataaaattaaagaggagAGACTGGTACTCAAGTTTCTGCATTAtgtaatttagaagaaaaaagtacTCTTCACTACGAAAGGaaacagaggagaaagaaaagaatttgttaAACTTTTTGTCACGTGTGGAAgagggcaagaaaaaaataattggggACAGGCCTCACTTCTGGAATCTTTTCTACACTGGAGAAGAAACAGGATGCAGGCACCACATGTTTAAGaacccagcttggagtgcagctTGGAAGATTAAGAGTGTCCAGAGCTCAGCTGCCAGACCTTGGAGGCAGAAATCTATGAATCCTCTTTGCATGTGGATGTTacttgaagaaagaagaaagattcacCCTTCACTACAGGATAAAGCCAAAGTTGTTCATTCCCAAAAAAGGACAAAGTATTTATAAACATAACACACAGAGATGTGAAATCCAAGGAAACAATTTTTGGCAAGGGTGTAGGAGGGTAGATGGACTGACCCTGCAAGAGCCAAACCCAGAGAGAATGTGAAGGCGGGTTCCAGACGACACCAAGAACTCCAGCAGACCAAGCAGCCCTGCCAACTCCAGTCAACCTCTGGCTCTAACCTGACGCATTCAGTCCAACATCCAACTCAGCCTAGGGAAGACTTtgtcacagaaaaacaaagacaattcCGCAGGTGCCAGCTCCTACACAGGGAGATAGAGATTCACAAATTTTACACTTAAGGAAACAAATTCAGAAAGGTTTAGTACTTTTCTCAAAGTAACACGCAGTCAATTGTCATTATTTACTGTATAACAGTTATGttctaaaaaaaatacagcaaacaTTGAATTAGCAAAAGATGAACTATTGCTCCTTAGGaagatatgtacatacataaatatattaaatagattATAATATTAAATCCTGAGAACTCATCCTGGTAGagactatattatttattttacaaaagagaaaataaacttagATGTTAGTGACTTGCCTGAGCCACCCCACGAACTGTTGCCAGAATTGGGATTCAAGCCAtcaacaggccccagtgcagACTGGGAGCTTGTGACATGCCTTTGGTCCTCTCTGTATGACCACAGAGACAAGAAGGCAGAGAGAACTTCACTTTATCCCACCTTAGCTAGGAAGATGCAAAGCAGGAGACTCAAATTTTTGTTCCTCTCTGCAAGCTCGCTAGTGATCATAAAAGCAGTGTGAGTTTTGATTTGGGCGGTTCAAATAAGTATTAGTAAGTAGGTGAATGCTCAAGAGACAAAATTTGCAAATAGTAAGGATTGGCTATATTTGCTACATAGACAATCTTGGTTGGGAAACAGTTAATCACAAAGATAAAACTCAAAATGCTCAGAGAACCACCTAAGCCACTTCACATCACTGGAGAAATTTCTTCCTAACTTCTAAGAATAGTATGAAAAAATATAACCTGAGGAAATTACTATGAAAATTCTGTAAAACCTGTAttgatttctaatatttattattttatttactattacCCTGTAATCAGCAGTAACACTATCCATAAACACAAAATCACCTGGATGTTGATTTTCAGAGTTAGCAGCAATCAAAGAGGTGGTTGTCAGTAATGACTTCTACTCCACAACCAGTGTTAAgtgagagggggaaaaaaaaatctaaaaaatagaaCAGTGGTGGCAATTCCATATAGAGCACAAGGGCAGAAAAAAGATGCCCAGAAGCCTAACTAGGACTAAGAAATTATAGTTCAAATAGTTAAGAGTTTCATGAATTTCATAAAATGTGATTAGCCTAAAATAAAAGGTTGTTTTCAAAACAGATTTGCTGACAGAGCCCCAAATAAATAACATATCAAGAAcagatgggccaggcgcggtggctcacgcctgtaatcccagcactttgggagtccgaggcgggcagatcacaaggtaaggagattgagaccatcttgcccaacacggtgaaaccccgtctctactaaaaatacaaaaattagctgggcatggcggcacatgcctgcaatcccagctacttgggaggatgaggtaggagaattgcttgaagctgggaggcggaggttgcagtgagtgaagatggcaccactgcactccagcctgggctctgacagagcaagacttgtctcaaaaaaaaaaaaaaggccgggtgcagtggctcacgcctgtaatccaagcactttgggaggccgaagagggtggatcacccaaagtcgggagttcgagaacagcctgaccaacatggagaaaccctgtctctactaaaaatacaaaattagccaggcgtggtggcacatgcctgtaatcccagctactagggaccctgaggcaggagaatagctttgaacgtgggaggcagaggttgcggtgagccgagatcatgccattgcactccagcctgggcaacaagagtgaaactccatctcaaaaaaaaacacataatttataattcctaaaaagaaaaaaaaaaaaaacagagcgaggcatggtggctcacacctgtaatcccagcactttgggaggccaaagtgggcagaacacttgaggtcaggaattcaaaaccagcctggccaacatggcaaaaccccgtctttaattaaaaaaaaaaaaaaattcgccaaGCGTGGTGACGCGCACctttagttctagctactcaggaggctgaggcaggaaaatcaacggaacctgggaggcacaggctgcagtgagctgagatcgtgtcactgcactccagcctgggcaacagggtgagactctgtctcaaaaaaaaccaaacaaacaaaaaactcctttaaaaaaaaaagtaacagagtATAGAgaaaaaactgaggttcagtTTGATGCATAAAACAGAGTATATCTTATACAGAAACCTTGATACCTGCagaatgtgttttttgttttgtttgtttttgagatggagtctcgccctgtcgcccaggctggagtgcagtggcacggctcactgcaagctccgcctcccgggttcacaccattctcctgcctcagcctcccgagtagctgtgactacaggcgcccaccaccatgcctggctaattttttggtgtgTATtcctagtagagatggggtttcaccaccttagccaggatggtctcaatctcctgaccttgtgatctactcgccttggcctcccaagtgcttggattacagactaagccaccgcgcctggcccagaatgtGTTTTATCTTACCAAGAAGAATGAGAGTTGAGGGACGGGGAAACTGACCACCTTGGATCTCCCTAATCTTTTGGCCTAAAGTAAGCTAATAAAGAACATTCTTTAAGAGGCACTTAAAAGAGcatgaaaaaacatttgaaaattatatttgtgataaagacttatatccaaaatatataaagaataataaCAACTCAATAAtcaacaactcaattaaaaaacaggaaaagattTGACTAGTCATGTCaccaaaaaaatatacaaatggcccatAAGCACATGAATAGCTGTTccatatcattagtcattagggaagagcaaattaaaaccacaatgaaataccactttatATCCACTAACACGGCTTTTTAAAAAACGAAGTAACAAGTATTCGTGAGGATGTGAATAAACTAGAACCTCATataatgttggtgggaatggaatatggtgcagccactctggaaaacacttTGTTGGTCTCTTAAAAACATAAGTTTACCATACAGGTCAGCAATTCTACTCTTTAAGAATctacctaagagaaatgaaaatgtatatccACACAAAGATTTGTACCTAAATGCTCATAATGGCATTATGCATAATGGTCAAAAACTagtaactcaaatgtccattaactggtgaatggataaacaaaatgtagtgtcTATCTATATGATGAAACagcattcagccataaaaaggaataaagtattcAGACATGCTATagcatggatgaaccctgaaaatgtaatgctaagtgaaagaagctggatTCAGCagaccatatattgtatgatttcatttatatgaaatgtccagaaaggacaaaatctatagagacagaaagtaggtaaCTGGTTGTCAGGGACTGGCTGAATACTGGGAGGGGATGCAACTAGGCATGGGGAATAATCTTTTTAGCACATTGGAAGTATCCTCAAACTGGAttgaaaatcactgaattgtactcTTAAATGAGTAAACTTGATGGTATGTGAATCACACCTCATTAGAGGcagagtgagcaagagagaaCATGCATAAGCATGCAGGCAAAAGAGAGAAAGCACGAGCACTGAGGTCAAAGGCAATATAGGTTAGCTGAATAAGGACCATTTAACGTCCCatgacaaagagagaaagagtgtaGAGGTCAAACATGATGGCAGCAGATAGCTTAACTAATGCTTCTGAACAATATGGCAACTGCAGTAAGTTTCCTGCTTATCAACTGTTTCACCTTTAGGAATGAATGTTGTAGCAGCAAGGTAGTGGCATCCACTGTGCTGGATGGCACTGGCAGTCTCCCCAGAGTCACTCCTATTAACTAGGGAACTAGGCAAGAGACTAAGAGAAAGTCATTAGGTGGGATGAATCTGTATATGTTTTTTAAGATACCCAGAATTTTTATATTATGGGTtatacaagaaaatgaaaatgaatcccTAAGTAAAAAGGATCAGGATTCAGAATCCCTACCTGAATCACTAAGAGTTTATCAGAATAACTTGCCTTCGTGGTTCTGATACTCAATTCAGTTATGGAAAACAGAGGTAAAATACAGGACGTGGGACGCTGCTTTATTTGCATCCTGTTTGTCAATGGAATTCCCTGAGAACGAAACGACAGTACTGAGAGGAGAATCAACTAAGTACTAAATCTTTACGAAAACCCTTAGTTCAGGGAAAATATTTAAGGAGAAGCAAACAGGACATGAAGAATTATCTTCAATTTGAAATTGAAAAACGTCTCAATGAGACATCTCAGGAGTTGGAGTGATCTATTCTCCACTGTCTTCGATAAAAGTAAATTTATGAATAATTCCCTAAAGTGTGCTTTAGTCCTAAGAAATTTTCTGAAGAAAAtccaatacaaaaattaaccatgcGTGTTGTTGTactaccagctactcaggaggctgaggcgagagaatcacttgagcccagtaggtcgaagctgcagtgagccaagaccgtgtcaccacactccagcctaggcaagagagtgagaccctacctaaaaataaatgaataaattaataataataataataataataataataaaagaaaaacctgaTTTACTCTCACTGAATTTGTGTTTCTGGATTTGTGTtcctggagtgaagtggaaattCCCCAAGGAGTATCTTCTTTAACTGTGTTACCAAATCACAAACGCCCCACTCTCACTGAATTTGTGTTTCTGGATTTGTGTttctggagtgaagtggaaattCCCCAAGGGGTATCTTCCTTAACTGTGTTACCAAATCACAGATACCCCACTCTCCCTGCTTTGGCCGGGACTCTTCCAGAGTTTACTACTAAATATGTAGTACCCACAGGACCCACTGTCTATGGGGAGCACCTGTTATCCCTATCTTGtgagtggaaaagaaaaatggctgAGCCATAGtgttatagttttttgtttttaataaagaaagaacTTCTGTTAATAAGGTGACTGTGAAGCAGTGGAGCCAAATTTGATTCACTATACTCAATAATCACAGGGAGCATGTGAGCATCCTCCTCTGGATCCAGTTCTAAGTGATTTTTATGGATGTATACCTTCCCCTCCATgacataaaacacacacaaaacacaaactaaaaacagagagcagggtaaaaaaagataaagcttCCTCAGAAGCCTGGTGAATTTAAGACTTATCAGCTGTAATCATAGTTTTACAGACTGTTGTTCCTGCTTCTCCTTCGTTATCTTTCTCACCAAAGGAATATTCCTAATCAAAACGAGAACAACTATATCTTGGTCTTAACTTAGCAGGATCACACGAAGATAAACCCTGGAATAGTATCCAGGAGCCACTGCCATATATGTAACTAAAGATCCATGACTCCCTAGAGCTTTGTAACAGGAGGAAACTATCTAGTGCACTGTAGATCATTTACACAATGGTCTCTTTCCCCACATTGCCTATGTCATGATTAAAAGACATTCATGATACAGTAAGTTTCACATATGCCTACAGTGCCATCTGGTCACAGACATCTAATCTCTTGGAGCCTGGGACTAAGGCAATGAGTCTAAGAAGGCAACCTCACTGCTGGCAAGATTGCAAATTATGATGCATACCTCCCCCATCCCAAGTTTGGCTAGACTGACCGCCCTCAGCATGAGCCAGTTGGCACATACTAGAGAAGGGGAAGACAGAATAAACAGGCACTTTCAGGCTGGCCAAACATGGTATAAGGCTTGGACTCCAGCCCAGAGTTGCCAGAGCTGGTTAAGAAATGTTCAAGGACAGCAattcccccccccttttttttttttaaagaagcagctCTCCCTACTCTCACCTCTAGATTTTGCAGACTGTCTCAAACCCTAGAGATTCCTTTTTCAAAGAAACCGGTGACAGAAGTGACAGATATCTGGAAGTTCCAACCTGTTAAGAAATTCCTGTCTCAGGACAGGGAGGAGCGCCAAATTTAAATGTAAGCTTCTAAATTTCTCTTTATCGATGAAAATTAATAATTTCCTATCACTTTTGAACAGTTCTTATAGATTAGGAACTAACCCAGTTGCAGAATGAAAGGCTTCCAACCCCACTCTTTCAAATGAAACAGATGGGAGGGAGGTCCCATGACTAATAGAGTAAGGAACTAGCTAGTGTGTAGAGAGGAAATTTCAGACCTGACTATACCTTAAAAGTCATAATGTGACCACATAATTTATTGTCCAAACTCAGACACTTCGAGGAATGAAAGGACATTATTAATACTGACACTAGGATAACAGAGATAAAGTAGGACTGTCCCAGCACACTGGAACAGAGTCACCCTACTAGAGGATATGTCATTCTCTATTTAAAATTCTTCAATGATTCCCCATCACTTCAGAATGAATTCTACACCACATTCTTATCCTTATTAACTTAGGGATATACCTCAACTATAGTACCTATCAGACTAGATGAAGGCTGTTGATTTTCTTATGTCTTCTCAAACCCCACCCCCCTAAATAATGCTCTATTTTAACGTATGCCACACAGTAGCGGCCAGTGAATACGGCAGCTGAACTAAATGGCTTGGTAAACTTCATGGTTGGTCATCCTCCATCCAACATAATGTTTTACAGCAGATTTTCCTCCACCCATGCGTCTTCCACCTATATTCCATATTATCCAGTTCTCACTTCCTAGATATGTGACTttcaggcaagttatttaacctccctgTGCCTTCGTTTACTTGCCCATATAAAAGGATTAATAATAGTCTGTACTTCAAAAGAGTATTAGGAACATTGAATGAGTTAATACACACACACTACTTTAAACAATACCTAGCATTTAACACCCAGTAAGTTCTTTGAGGGCAGAAATCTTAGTCCCTTTTGATCATTGGCATATGCACATGTCAGGAACAATGCTTGGCAGAGCAAACACTCATTAAGTATGCTGAAAGCTTAATGAACATAtacttctttcttctctatttttctccaATTCCTTGCTTTACCCTAACAGTGCCACATCTTATATATCCCACATTCTCCTGTCTCTCTTAACAAAAACCTGGCACAATGCTCTTAGATAACTATCAAACTTTATATGCCAGAAGACAGAACACTCTACctgaaatggattaaatattacTCTTGAGTTTCCTGCCTACCAGCGCTTGACTTTAAGTACAGACAATGACTAACAGAGAACAGTTAGTTCCCAGAGCTACTGTAAGTTGAGGTAAGGACTGGGAATGAAAAGAGATTACTACTGCTTTGTGTTTTCACATCTAAGTAAGGAAGATACCTACATTGAGTATATACATCCAAACATACTGTACAGAAAGTTACAACTCCTATAAATCATAAACCATAATACAaaatggcttattttttaaaatagaattttacaaaaataaaattacctaaaATTAAGCCCACCATTGTACTTAAATATCCGGTTCCACTTCCCAGGTTAAGAAAAGACAATCCTGGTTGAAGTTTCAATGCTTCCATAACTTCAGAATAAATGCAAGGTGCTGACAAGTGGATGTTTCCATGCTTCCAGGCTAAGTCTTTGTAAGCATTGTCTCTGTAGCCTTCCAAATAGTAATCTCCACGATCAATCGCTCTGAAGGCTTGCTCCACTCTTTCAGTACGAATATACTGAGCTTCTTTTAAATTATCAATTAAGTCATCATTATCTTCCCCAGCACTCACAGCTCCTCCCATGATAGTATTCAAATcaaatcataaatttaaaaatgaaataaaattagtagAAATGGCTTCCAATATTGCACTTgatttccaaaaataaattaatcctgGAAGggaagaacaaaaataaacaggTTTAAATTAATGCTCAAAAGCAAAATAACTTGTTTATTAAATGTATGTCATTATAATTAACTACCATTTCTCACGGAAATATTCTGCTCCAGCATAGTGTTAAACTCCTTCTTAacgatattattttatttaattcatataGTAACCACAAAAGGTAACTTATATGATCTCATCTGTACAGATGGGAAAACCGGAACACAGAAGTCAAGTAAGTCACCTAGTACCGTGAAGCCCATTATGGTGGCCACTAGTCACACATGGCTACCTAGatctaaattaataaaaattaaatacaatttaaaattccattgGTCAACCTACCTGTATTTTAAGTGTTTAATAGCTACTtgtagctagtggctaccatactggacagtGCTGCTCTGCAAAGTGACAGTGTCAAGACTTGGTCTTAGGTCTTTAGAGTCAGAAAccatgttggttttttttttgtttgttttgttttttgttttttttaagatagggtctcactctgtcacccaggctggagtacagtggcatgatcttggctcatcccctcccgggctcaagtaatcctcccacctcagcctcccaagtagctaagattacaggtgcatgccaacacgctcagctaatttttgtatttttttgtagagacagggt
Protein-coding sequences here:
- the PCMTD1 gene encoding protein-L-isoaspartate O-methyltransferase domain-containing protein 1 isoform X4, whose protein sequence is MGGAVSAGEDNDDLIDNLKEAQYIRTERVEQAFRAIDRGDYYLEGYRDNAYKDLAWKHGNIHLSAPCIYSEVMEALKLQPGLSFLNLGSGTGYLSTMVGLILGPFGINHGIELHSDVVEYAKEKLESFIKNSDSFDNSLCCQESTGLGSYLHSTYT